In one Streptomyces sp. NBC_01288 genomic region, the following are encoded:
- a CDS encoding FMN reductase gives MKLVVVSAGLSVPSSTRLLADRLATATAGVTSGVAPAEIEVVELRDLAVEIAHNLTNGFPGKKLAAVLDAVAEADGLIAVTPVFSASYSGLFKSFFDVLEKDALVGKPVLIAATGGSARHSLVLEHALRPLFAHLRAVVVPTGVYAASEDWGAEGLPERIERAAGELGALMRGLSTARPASRPTVVPFTDQLAALNISPSGV, from the coding sequence ATGAAGCTCGTAGTCGTCTCGGCGGGGCTGAGTGTCCCGTCGTCCACGAGGTTGCTGGCCGACCGGCTGGCGACCGCCACGGCGGGCGTTACGTCGGGCGTCGCGCCGGCGGAGATCGAGGTCGTGGAGCTGCGCGACCTCGCCGTGGAGATCGCCCACAACCTCACCAACGGCTTCCCCGGCAAGAAGCTGGCGGCCGTCCTGGACGCGGTCGCGGAGGCGGACGGTCTGATCGCCGTGACGCCGGTGTTCTCGGCGTCGTACAGCGGACTGTTCAAGTCCTTCTTCGACGTGCTGGAGAAGGACGCACTGGTCGGAAAGCCGGTGCTCATCGCGGCGACCGGCGGCAGCGCCCGCCACTCCCTGGTACTGGAACACGCCCTCCGCCCGCTCTTCGCCCACCTGCGCGCCGTGGTCGTCCCGACCGGTGTCTACGCGGCCTCCGAGGACTGGGGCGCGGAGGGGTTGCCGGAGCGGATCGAGCGGGCGGCGGGGGAGCTGGGGGCGCTGATGAGGGGCTTGTCGACAGCGCGTCCGGCGAGCAGGCCGACGGTCGTCCCGTTCACAGACCAACTAGCGGCGCTGAACATCAGCCCGTCCGGCGTTTGA
- a CDS encoding MFS transporter, with translation MTQTLHNTNKPEGDPPLPARTRWAILAVILAADVLDLLDSTITNIAAPTIAGDLGGGPALVQWLGASYALALGVLLVPGGRLGDRYGRRRVFLVGLAGFVVASLACGLAPGPVFLVVARLVQGAFGALLIPQGFGILGASWPRDQIGRAFSLFGPVMGLSAVGGPILAGFLVDADLGGLGWRPMFLINLLLGGAALLAALRLLPHDTGDGTARVDGPGSALIAGAMLGLLGGVIYGSTHGWTGPALALLLLGLALFAGFCHRQRTAPEPLIRPSLLHNRGFTAGLLLGVVAFAAVAGLLYVISLYFQQGLGRSPAGTALGLVPLSAGIVVASIACYRLIHRHGRRLAATGLLIILTGCGYLAALVTNSGTGTGSRALVPPLLLIGLGMGTCFGTIYDVTIGDIEPSEAGSASGSLNAVQQLANAIGAAAVTTVYFAAVGGGTTHALLVSLGAVGAAVALCLCLVRLLPRAAPADHGH, from the coding sequence GTGACACAGACTCTGCACAACACAAACAAGCCTGAAGGGGACCCACCTCTCCCCGCCCGCACCCGCTGGGCGATCCTCGCCGTGATCCTCGCCGCCGACGTCCTCGACCTCCTCGACTCGACGATCACCAACATCGCCGCCCCGACCATCGCCGGAGACCTCGGCGGCGGCCCCGCCCTCGTCCAGTGGCTCGGCGCCTCCTACGCCCTCGCGCTCGGCGTCCTCCTCGTCCCCGGCGGGCGGCTCGGTGACCGGTACGGGCGACGGCGGGTGTTCCTCGTCGGACTCGCGGGGTTCGTCGTCGCCTCCCTGGCCTGCGGGCTCGCGCCCGGCCCCGTCTTCCTGGTCGTCGCCCGGCTCGTGCAGGGCGCCTTCGGGGCGCTGCTCATCCCGCAGGGCTTCGGCATCCTCGGCGCGAGTTGGCCACGCGACCAGATCGGCAGGGCGTTCAGCCTGTTCGGGCCGGTGATGGGACTGTCGGCGGTGGGCGGGCCGATCCTCGCCGGGTTCCTCGTCGACGCCGATCTCGGCGGCCTCGGCTGGCGTCCCATGTTCCTCATCAACCTCCTCCTCGGCGGCGCCGCCCTCCTCGCCGCCCTGCGCCTCCTCCCCCACGACACCGGCGACGGCACCGCCCGCGTCGACGGCCCCGGCTCCGCCCTGATCGCGGGCGCCATGCTCGGCCTGCTCGGCGGCGTCATCTACGGCTCCACGCACGGTTGGACCGGCCCCGCGCTCGCCCTCCTACTCCTCGGTCTCGCCCTGTTCGCCGGGTTCTGCCACCGCCAGCGCACCGCCCCCGAACCGCTCATCCGCCCCTCCCTCCTCCACAACCGCGGCTTCACCGCGGGCCTCCTCCTCGGCGTCGTCGCCTTCGCCGCCGTCGCCGGTCTCCTCTACGTCATCTCCCTCTACTTCCAGCAAGGCCTCGGCCGCTCCCCCGCGGGCACCGCCCTCGGCCTGGTCCCGCTCTCGGCCGGCATCGTCGTCGCCTCGATCGCCTGCTACCGGCTCATCCACCGCCACGGCCGCCGCCTCGCCGCCACAGGCCTGCTGATCATCCTGACCGGCTGCGGCTACCTCGCCGCTCTGGTCACCAACTCCGGTACGGGGACGGGTAGTCGGGCCCTCGTCCCGCCCCTCCTCCTCATCGGACTCGGCATGGGCACCTGCTTCGGCACGATCTACGACGTCACCATCGGCGACATCGAACCGTCCGAGGCGGGCAGCGCCAGCGGCTCGCTCAACGCGGTGCAGCAACTGGCCAACGCGATCGGTGCGGCGGCCGTGACCACCGTGTATTTCGCGGCAGTCGGCGGCGGCACGACCCACGCGCTCCTCGTGAGCCTGGGTGCGGTCGGCGCTGCCGTCGCCCTGTGCCTGTGTCTCGTACGGCTGCTGCCGCGCGCGGCGCCGGCCGACCATGGTCACTGA
- a CDS encoding sensor histidine kinase, translating to MNRTQRVIRWFTADNNPIQVFGTVVAIVVGAIAVRPIGFSGTGLAVLCLLVLVSLMTCTRLIPEGRLAPGPQLAVLCVWAAGAAALMGLDRSGASALFAYLVTGHAGYRLDSRRSLPFAACTSALCAGVLLLPWGNHGTSWLVGAFTGVSVLVGLSNRAHTAALRSARAAAEQAELASRAEARAEALAERARIARDVHDVLAHSLAGVNMQLEVTDALLESGDVERARQAAQRAQSLVRSGLTEVQRTVGDLREDALPLVETLRSMLDSVSDAGTLTVDGPRRELPVRLAQVIVRCAQEALTNAHKYAPGAPVRMRLEHLPDETVFEVVNSSPPEGSRPLAGAGSGMGLVGMRERLDLVGGTVTAGPIVDGDDAGGWRVRVVIPG from the coding sequence GTGAACCGAACTCAGCGCGTTATTCGGTGGTTCACGGCGGACAACAACCCCATCCAGGTCTTCGGCACCGTCGTCGCCATCGTCGTCGGCGCGATCGCGGTGCGGCCCATCGGGTTCTCCGGGACCGGGCTCGCGGTGCTGTGTCTGCTGGTCCTGGTCTCGCTGATGACGTGCACGCGGCTGATCCCGGAGGGGCGGCTCGCGCCGGGGCCGCAGCTCGCGGTGCTCTGTGTCTGGGCGGCCGGGGCCGCCGCGCTGATGGGCCTGGACCGCTCCGGGGCGTCGGCCCTGTTCGCGTACCTCGTCACCGGGCACGCCGGATACCGCCTCGACAGCCGCCGCTCGCTGCCCTTCGCCGCGTGCACCAGCGCCCTGTGCGCGGGGGTGCTGCTCCTGCCGTGGGGCAACCACGGCACCTCGTGGCTCGTGGGCGCCTTCACCGGCGTCAGTGTGCTGGTCGGGCTCTCCAACCGTGCCCACACCGCCGCGCTGCGCTCCGCGCGGGCCGCCGCCGAGCAGGCGGAACTGGCCTCGCGGGCGGAGGCGCGGGCCGAGGCGCTCGCCGAGCGGGCCCGGATCGCCCGGGACGTGCACGACGTACTGGCCCACTCGCTGGCCGGGGTGAACATGCAACTGGAGGTCACCGACGCCCTGTTGGAGTCCGGTGACGTCGAACGGGCCCGGCAGGCGGCCCAGCGGGCGCAGAGCCTGGTGCGGTCGGGGCTGACCGAGGTGCAGCGCACGGTCGGGGACCTGCGCGAGGACGCGCTGCCGCTGGTGGAGACCTTGCGGTCCATGCTCGACTCCGTGTCCGACGCCGGTACGCTGACCGTCGACGGGCCGCGGCGTGAACTGCCCGTCCGCCTCGCCCAGGTGATCGTGCGCTGCGCCCAGGAGGCGCTGACCAACGCGCACAAGTACGCGCCCGGCGCCCCGGTCCGCATGCGCCTGGAGCACCTACCGGACGAGACGGTCTTCGAGGTGGTGAACTCCTCGCCGCCTGAGGGTTCGCGGCCGTTGGCCGGTGCGGGGAGCGGGATGGGTCTGGTCGGGATGCGCGAGCGCCTCGACCTGGTGGGCGGCACGGTCACGGCCGGGCCGATCGTGGACGGCGACGACGCGGGAGGTTGGCGAGTGCGCGTGGTGATCCCGGGATGA
- a CDS encoding response regulator transcription factor, producing the protein MPQTVLLAEDDRAIRHALERALTLEGYQVTAVADGVEALAQAHRTPPDVLLLDVMMPGIDGLQVCRVLRAEGDRTPILMLTALVETADRIAGLDAGADDYVVKPFDVEEVFARLRALLRRTSPVPANGVPGPSTTSGASTDVLRDGPQPTYTTTPADKQITAAGLRMDLQARRVWRDERELELTRTEFELLELLVRNAGIVLDHSTIYDRIWGYDFGPGSKNLAVYVGYLRRKLDEPGAPQLIHTVRGVGYVLRED; encoded by the coding sequence GTGCCCCAGACTGTGCTGCTCGCCGAAGACGACCGTGCCATCCGTCATGCCCTGGAGCGGGCCCTGACCCTGGAGGGCTACCAGGTGACCGCGGTCGCCGATGGTGTCGAGGCGCTCGCGCAGGCGCACCGCACCCCACCGGACGTGCTGCTCCTCGACGTGATGATGCCCGGCATCGACGGCCTCCAGGTCTGCCGGGTGCTGCGCGCCGAGGGCGACCGCACCCCGATCCTCATGCTGACGGCACTCGTGGAGACCGCCGACCGCATCGCGGGCCTGGACGCGGGCGCCGACGACTACGTGGTGAAGCCCTTCGACGTGGAGGAGGTCTTCGCGAGGCTGCGTGCCCTGCTCCGCCGCACCAGCCCGGTCCCGGCGAACGGCGTCCCCGGCCCGTCCACCACCTCCGGCGCCTCCACGGACGTACTACGGGACGGCCCGCAGCCGACCTACACGACCACGCCCGCCGACAAGCAGATCACCGCGGCCGGCCTCCGCATGGACCTCCAGGCGCGCCGCGTCTGGCGTGACGAGCGTGAACTGGAGCTGACCCGGACCGAGTTCGAGCTCCTCGAACTGCTCGTGCGCAACGCGGGCATCGTCCTGGACCACTCCACGATCTACGACCGCATCTGGGGCTACGACTTCGGCCCCGGCTCCAAGAACCTCGCCGTCTACGTCGGCTACCTGCGCCGCAAGCTCGACGAGCCCGGCGCGCCGCAGCTGATCCACACGGTGCGTGGCGTGGGTTACGTGCTGCGGGAGGACTGA
- a CDS encoding response regulator transcription factor, whose product MSDEQRGQGDQQAVVRVVVADDQTAVREALATVLDLQPGVEVVATARDGGEAVRAAEEHSPDVILMDLNMPRMDGVEATRLLTERFPQVAVVVLTTFADEEYILAALGAGARGYLTKESGRQDITRAVRVAAAGQSVLDPAVRDRLVAAAARGGAPVERPGAGLAPDLTPREVEVLTLIGEGLTNRGIAERLVVSEATVKTHINNLFSKAHLRDRAHAVKYAFIHGLVKTPG is encoded by the coding sequence ATGAGCGACGAGCAGCGAGGGCAGGGCGATCAGCAGGCCGTCGTGCGAGTGGTCGTGGCCGACGACCAGACCGCCGTCCGCGAGGCGCTGGCGACCGTACTGGATCTGCAGCCCGGTGTGGAGGTCGTGGCGACGGCGAGGGACGGCGGGGAGGCCGTGCGGGCCGCCGAGGAGCACTCCCCGGACGTGATCCTGATGGATCTCAACATGCCGCGGATGGACGGGGTCGAGGCCACCCGGCTGCTCACCGAGCGCTTCCCGCAGGTCGCCGTCGTCGTGCTCACCACTTTCGCCGACGAGGAGTACATCCTCGCCGCGCTCGGTGCCGGTGCCCGCGGCTACCTCACCAAGGAGTCCGGCCGGCAGGACATCACCCGCGCGGTGCGGGTGGCGGCGGCCGGGCAGTCCGTGCTCGACCCCGCCGTACGGGACCGGCTCGTCGCGGCCGCCGCGCGGGGTGGCGCCCCCGTCGAGCGGCCGGGCGCCGGACTCGCCCCGGACCTCACTCCCCGGGAGGTCGAGGTGCTCACGCTGATCGGCGAGGGCCTCACCAACCGGGGCATCGCCGAGCGGCTGGTGGTGAGCGAGGCCACGGTGAAGACTCATATCAACAACCTCTTCTCCAAGGCGCATCTGCGGGACCGGGCGCATGCCGTGAAGTACGCGTTCATCCACGGACTGGTGAAGACCCCTGGGTGA
- a CDS encoding LLM class flavin-dependent oxidoreductase, giving the protein MQFGIFSVGDVTPDPTTGRTPTERERIKAMVAIALKAEEVGLDVFATGEHHNPPFVPSSPTTMLGFIAARTEKLILSTSTTLITTNDPVKIAEDFAMLQHLADGRVDLMMGRGNTGPVYPWFGQDIRQGINLAIENYALLRRLWREDVVNWEGKFRSPLQGFTSTPRPLDDVPPFVWHGSIRSPEIAEQAAFYGDGFFHNNIFWPADHTKRMVELYRERYAHYGHGTPEQAIVGLGGQVFMRRNSQDAVREFRPYFDNAPVYGHGPSLEDFTDQTPLTVGSPQEVIEKTLAFRDYAGDYQRQLFLLDHAGLPLKTVLEQLDLLGEEVVPVLRKEFAANRPADVPEAPTHESLKAAKAAESAQEVSVA; this is encoded by the coding sequence ATGCAGTTCGGGATCTTCAGCGTCGGCGACGTCACACCGGACCCGACCACCGGACGGACGCCGACCGAGCGTGAGCGCATCAAGGCCATGGTCGCCATCGCGCTGAAGGCCGAGGAGGTCGGGCTCGACGTCTTCGCGACCGGTGAGCACCACAACCCGCCGTTCGTGCCCTCGTCGCCCACCACGATGCTCGGCTTCATCGCGGCGCGGACGGAGAAGCTGATCCTCTCCACCTCCACCACCCTCATCACCACCAACGACCCGGTGAAGATCGCGGAGGACTTCGCGATGCTCCAGCACCTGGCCGACGGCCGGGTGGACCTGATGATGGGCCGCGGCAACACCGGCCCGGTCTACCCGTGGTTCGGCCAGGACATCCGCCAGGGCATCAACCTGGCGATCGAGAACTACGCGCTCCTGCGCCGCCTGTGGCGCGAGGACGTCGTGAACTGGGAGGGCAAGTTCCGCTCCCCGCTCCAGGGCTTCACCTCGACGCCGCGTCCGCTGGACGACGTACCGCCGTTCGTCTGGCACGGCTCGATCCGCTCGCCCGAGATCGCCGAGCAGGCCGCCTTCTACGGCGACGGCTTCTTCCACAACAACATCTTCTGGCCGGCCGACCACACCAAGCGGATGGTCGAGCTGTACCGGGAGCGGTACGCGCACTACGGCCACGGCACGCCGGAGCAGGCGATCGTCGGACTCGGCGGCCAGGTCTTCATGCGGCGCAACTCCCAGGACGCGGTGCGCGAGTTCCGCCCGTACTTCGACAACGCGCCGGTCTACGGCCACGGGCCCTCCCTGGAGGACTTCACCGACCAGACCCCGCTGACCGTCGGCTCCCCGCAGGAGGTCATCGAGAAGACCCTCGCGTTCCGGGACTACGCCGGTGACTACCAGCGCCAGCTGTTCCTGCTGGACCACGCCGGGCTGCCGCTCAAGACGGTCCTGGAGCAGCTCGACCTGCTGGGCGAGGAGGTCGTGCCGGTCCTGCGCAAGGAGTTCGCGGCGAACCGCCCGGCGGACGTGCCGGAGGCGCCGACGCACGAGTCCCTCAAGGCCGCCAAGGCGGCCGAGTCCGCTCAGGAGGTGTCTGTCGCATGA
- a CDS encoding helix-turn-helix domain-containing protein gives MAAPDRDTRGIVDPAELLARVHFRRPEPAEALRPYIEHYWLIDWDLTEPYVSHVVPHPAVHIVFQHLAGEDAFVEIAGIPNGLFAQKLEGRGRVCGIKFRPGAFRTVAPDRPVSEWTGQRVRQPDVFPDIDPATVLDLPDETARVAALDTFLLALDPRPDPQADLATTLVDRIRTDRTIRRVTDFAHAEGLSLRLLQRLFAAYVGVGPKWVILRYRIHEALERAGAEEPVDWAGLAADLGYADQAHLVRDFTATVGVTPTAYAQGVH, from the coding sequence ATGGCCGCCCCGGACCGCGACACGCGAGGAATCGTCGACCCCGCCGAACTCCTCGCCCGCGTGCACTTCCGCCGCCCCGAACCCGCCGAAGCCCTCCGCCCGTACATCGAGCACTACTGGCTGATCGACTGGGACCTGACCGAGCCCTACGTCTCGCACGTCGTCCCGCACCCGGCCGTGCACATCGTCTTCCAGCACCTCGCCGGCGAGGACGCCTTCGTCGAGATCGCGGGCATCCCGAACGGCCTCTTCGCCCAGAAACTGGAGGGGCGGGGGCGCGTGTGCGGCATCAAGTTCCGGCCGGGTGCCTTCCGTACCGTCGCCCCGGACCGGCCGGTGTCGGAGTGGACCGGGCAGCGAGTGCGGCAACCCGACGTGTTCCCGGACATCGACCCCGCCACGGTCCTCGACCTGCCCGACGAGACCGCCCGCGTCGCCGCCCTCGACACCTTCCTGCTCGCCCTCGACCCCCGCCCCGACCCACAGGCCGACCTCGCGACCACCCTGGTCGACCGCATCCGCACCGACCGCACGATCCGCCGCGTGACCGACTTCGCCCACGCCGAGGGCCTCTCCCTACGGCTGCTGCAACGCCTCTTCGCCGCGTACGTCGGCGTCGGCCCCAAGTGGGTCATCCTGCGCTACCGCATCCACGAGGCCCTGGAGCGGGCCGGCGCCGAGGAGCCCGTGGACTGGGCGGGCCTGGCCGCCGACCTCGGCTACGCCGACCAGGCCCACCTGGTCCGGGACTTCACGGCGACGGTCGGGGTGACGCCGACGGCGTACGCACAGGGTGTGCACTGA